A segment of the Synechococcus sp. MEDNS5 genome:
TGCTGCAGGCTGCACGTGGGCAGCTGGTGGGAGCCCTTGCGTCTTTTGTGGGGCAACTTGCATCTGGTGCTTTCGAATCCTCCTTACATCCCGCGCGCTCAGTTGGTTGGTCTCGAGCCGGTGGTTCGCGACCATGAACCTCATCTCGCCCTCTCGGGTGGCGATGACGGGTTGGACAGCTGTCGAGCGATCATTGATGAAGCACCAAGGGCTCTGGCTCCAGGGGGATGGCTTTTGCTGGAGCATCACCATGACCAGAGCGAGGCTGTTCTGTTGCTGCTGCGCAATGCAGGTCTTGATGCTGTTCAGGCCCGTCCCGACCTTCAGGGTGTGATGCGCTTTGCCCTGGCACGGCGTCCCTTGCGAGGGTGAGAACTTTCCAGGCGATGGTCATGACGCCTTTGGATGCACAACTGAAGGCAGTCGATGAGATTGCCAGTCACCTTCTTGGCGGGGGCGCTGCACTCCTGCCTACAGATACGCTGCCGGCGTTGGCGTGTTCTCCTCCCTCTGCGGCCAAGATCTGGACATTGAAACAACGCCCGCAGGACAAACCGTTGATCCTGATGGCGGCAGAGGTCAGCGATCTTCTCGACCTCACCACTGACAGCGCGAGGGTGGATGCTCTGCCTCTGGTCGACCGTTATTGGCCTGGGCCGCTCACGCTGGTTCTGCCTGCCGAGGGGGCGCTGATGAACCACCTCAATCCGGGTCAAGACACGCTTGGCATGAGGATTCCTGCCTGTGCCGTGACCCGATCTCTCCTGGCTCGGTGTGGTCCTTTGGCCACATCGAGTGCCAACCGATCGGGCGCAACTCCAAATTGCAGCGCTGAGCAGGCGGCCGCGGCTTTCCCTGATCTT
Coding sequences within it:
- a CDS encoding L-threonylcarbamoyladenylate synthase — protein: MTPLDAQLKAVDEIASHLLGGGAALLPTDTLPALACSPPSAAKIWTLKQRPQDKPLILMAAEVSDLLDLTTDSARVDALPLVDRYWPGPLTLVLPAEGALMNHLNPGQDTLGMRIPACAVTRSLLARCGPLATSSANRSGATPNCSAEQAAAAFPDLPLLGPLPWPQPSGLASTVLKWTSPGCWQMLRQGAVMVPDGSA